In the genome of Pseudarthrobacter sp. IC2-21, one region contains:
- a CDS encoding EamA family transporter: MNLPHSLLALLVAVLWGVNFVAIDLGLHPDGGDVPPLLFVAMRFVLVVFPLIFFIRKPDVSWKAIIGVGLFMSAGQFGLLYLAMALGMPAGLASLVLQAQVLLTVLLAAGFLGERPSRSQLFGVVLGVAGLAVVAVGRSAVAPLLPLIIVLGAALSWAAGNVVARRAKAASGLGLVVWSGAVVPLPLAGLSLLVDGPDAVLGTLAHLQPVTIASALYTAIFGSLVGYGIWNRLLARYPSSAVVPFTLLVPVVGMSAAWLILAEVPSPAELAGGVLLLGGVATAVLTGRGGPRQRRDVVLVPDLGAGGGAALPAGLRAGDADDDARLAAAGKRAGAREPEAR; encoded by the coding sequence GTGAACCTCCCACACTCCCTCCTGGCGCTGCTCGTCGCCGTCCTCTGGGGCGTCAACTTCGTCGCTATCGACCTGGGACTGCATCCCGACGGCGGTGACGTTCCGCCGCTGCTGTTCGTTGCCATGCGGTTCGTCCTGGTCGTCTTCCCCCTGATCTTTTTTATCCGGAAGCCGGATGTCAGCTGGAAGGCGATCATCGGCGTCGGGCTCTTTATGAGCGCGGGCCAGTTTGGCCTCCTGTACCTGGCCATGGCGCTGGGTATGCCGGCCGGTCTGGCATCGCTGGTGCTCCAGGCGCAGGTGCTGCTGACGGTTCTGCTGGCGGCGGGGTTCCTGGGGGAGCGCCCCAGCCGGAGCCAACTGTTCGGCGTTGTCCTTGGCGTCGCGGGACTGGCCGTGGTGGCAGTAGGGCGCAGCGCGGTGGCGCCCCTGCTGCCGTTGATCATTGTGCTGGGGGCGGCGTTGTCCTGGGCGGCCGGAAACGTCGTCGCCCGCCGGGCCAAAGCGGCATCCGGGCTGGGACTGGTGGTCTGGTCCGGGGCTGTTGTTCCGCTGCCCCTTGCCGGACTGTCGCTCCTGGTGGACGGGCCCGACGCCGTGCTCGGAACGCTGGCCCATCTGCAGCCGGTCACCATCGCCAGTGCGCTGTACACGGCTATTTTCGGGTCATTGGTGGGGTACGGGATTTGGAACCGGCTGCTGGCCCGCTACCCGTCGTCGGCGGTTGTTCCCTTCACGCTCCTGGTGCCCGTGGTGGGGATGAGTGCCGCCTGGCTGATACTGGCCGAAGTCCCCTCGCCCGCGGAACTGGCCGGTGGCGTCCTTCTGCTGGGCGGAGTGGCGACGGCGGTACTCACCGGACGCGGCGGCCCGCGTCAGCGCCGGGACGTGGTCTTGGTGCCGGATTTGGGTGCCGGCGGGGGCGCCGCTTTGCCGGCCGGTTTACGCGCCGGAGATGCCGACGACGACGCCCGCTTGGCCGCCGCCGGCAAACGGGCAGGCGCGCGGGAGCCGGAAGCCCGCTGA
- a CDS encoding SixA phosphatase family protein, which yields MSDHHIKRLVIMRHAKADWPGGVDDHERPLEERGHREAPLAGKWLVKHNIFPDFILCSSALRTRQTCTWVCAELGDKAPTPKLEDGLYAASALRMLTVVNHVPDTVTTLMLISHMPGVQDLAMHLASRDSNHDAYMDAATRYPTSALTVLETEKSWAELDGQDARITKFKVPRAH from the coding sequence ATGAGCGACCACCACATCAAGCGACTGGTGATCATGCGCCATGCCAAGGCTGACTGGCCCGGCGGGGTTGATGATCATGAACGGCCGCTGGAAGAGCGCGGGCACCGGGAGGCGCCGTTGGCCGGGAAATGGCTGGTCAAGCACAACATTTTCCCGGATTTCATCCTCTGCTCCAGTGCCCTGCGCACCCGCCAGACGTGTACGTGGGTGTGCGCCGAGCTGGGGGATAAGGCCCCGACGCCGAAACTTGAGGACGGCCTCTACGCCGCCTCCGCGCTGCGCATGCTGACCGTGGTCAACCATGTGCCCGACACCGTGACGACGCTGATGCTCATCTCGCACATGCCCGGGGTCCAGGACCTCGCCATGCACCTTGCTTCCCGGGACTCAAACCACGATGCCTACATGGACGCCGCCACGCGCTACCCCACCAGTGCCCTGACTGTGCTGGAAACGGAAAAGTCCTGGGCCGAACTCGACGGCCAGGACGCCCGGATCACCAAATTCAAGGTTCCGCGCGCCCACTGA
- a CDS encoding TetR/AcrR family transcriptional regulator — MSAVLPDDGAAGKKLRPARTNATRQKLFDASMELIGERGAAGVTVDEIAAAAGVSKGTVYYNFGSKSDLIAQLLRYGVDILKARLLSASADPRPADDPRPAGDPGPAGGSGASGGSAGDPLLAMEAMIGQAMDFMADYPSFARLWVSENWRTPSVWQDTFAVLRTELLAVIGDAIEAVAAVYPVDAGISRGSLETAIFGACFVVGLDRVTYNPERSRDQSVAAIMASMRGYVLK; from the coding sequence CAACGCCACCCGGCAGAAGCTGTTCGACGCCTCGATGGAGCTGATCGGCGAGCGGGGTGCTGCCGGCGTGACCGTGGATGAGATCGCCGCCGCGGCCGGGGTTTCCAAGGGTACCGTCTACTACAACTTCGGCAGTAAGTCCGATCTGATTGCACAGTTGCTGCGCTATGGCGTGGACATCCTGAAGGCACGCCTGCTGAGCGCGTCCGCTGATCCCCGCCCCGCGGATGATCCCCGCCCCGCGGGTGATCCCGGCCCCGCGGGTGGTTCCGGCGCGTCGGGTGGTTCCGCCGGCGACCCGCTGCTGGCCATGGAGGCAATGATCGGCCAGGCGATGGACTTCATGGCCGATTATCCGTCCTTCGCGAGGCTGTGGGTCAGCGAAAACTGGCGCACCCCCAGCGTGTGGCAGGATACGTTTGCCGTGCTCAGGACCGAACTCCTGGCGGTTATCGGCGATGCCATCGAGGCGGTGGCGGCCGTCTACCCGGTGGACGCCGGCATCTCGCGCGGCAGCCTGGAGACGGCGATTTTTGGTGCCTGCTTTGTGGTGGGCCTGGACCGGGTGACCTACAACCCGGAGCGGAGCCGTGACCAAAGCGTTGCAGCAATCATGGCCAGCATGCGCGGCTACGTGCTGAAGTAA